The following are from one region of the Muntiacus reevesi chromosome 3, mMunRee1.1, whole genome shotgun sequence genome:
- the ENDOG gene encoding endonuclease G, mitochondrial translates to MQLLRAGLTLALGAGLGAAAEGWRRQWADARATPGLLSRLPVLPVAAAAGLPAVPGAPAGGGPGELAKYGLPGVAQLKSRASYVLCYDPRTRGALWVVEQLRPEGLRGDGDRRSCDFHEDDSVHAYHRATNADYRGSGFDRGHLAAAANHRWSQKAMDDTFYLSNVAPQVPHLNQNAWNNLEKYSRSLTRTYQNVYVCTGPLFLPRTEADGKSYVKYQVIGKNHVAVPTHFFKVLILEAAGGQIELRSYVMPNAPVDEAIPLERFLVPIESIERASGLLFVPNILARAGSLKAITAGSK, encoded by the exons ATGCAGTTGCTTCGGGCTGGCTTGACTCTGGCCCTGGGCGCAGGGCTGGGTGCAGCTGCCGAGGGCTGGCGGCGGCAGTGGGCGGACGCGCGAGCGACGCCGGGGCTGCTGAGCCGGCTGCCGGTGCTGccagtggcggcggcggcgggtctTCCCGCGGTGCCCGGGGCTCCCGCGGGTGGCGGCCCGGGCGAGTTGGCCAAGTACGGGCTGCCCGGGGTGGCGCAGCTCAAGAGCCGCGCATCGTACGTGCTGTGTTACGACCCGCGCACCCGCGGTGCGCTCTGGGTGGTCGAGCAGCTGCGGCCCGAGGGGCTCCGCGGCGACGGCGACCGCCGCTCCTGCGACTTCCACGAGGACGACTCGGTGCACGCGTACCACCGCGCCACCAACGCCGACTACCGCGGCAGCGGCTTCGATCGCGGCCACCTCGCCGCCGCCGCCAACCACCGCTGGAGCCAGAAGGCAATGGACGACACCTTCTACCTCAGCAACGTCGCTCCCCAG GTGCCCCACCTCAACCAGAACGCCTGGAACAACCTGGAAAAGTACAGCCGCAGCCTGACCCGCACCTACCAAAATGTCTACGTCTGCACGGGGCCACTCTTCCTGCCCAG GACAGAGGCTGATGGGAAGTCCTACGTGAAGTACCAGGTCATTGGCAAGAACCACGTGGCGGTGCCCACCCACTTCTTCAAGGTTCTGATCCTGGAGGCCGCAGGCGGGCAGATCGAACTCCGCTCCTATGTGATGCCCAATGCACCGGTGGATGAGGCGATCCCGCTGGAGCGCTTCCTGGTGCCCATCGAGAGCATTGAGCGGGCCTCGGGACTGCTCTTTGTGCCAAACATCCTGGCACGGGCGGGCAGCCTGAAGGCCATCACTGCGGGCAGCAAGTAA